The following nucleotide sequence is from Apium graveolens cultivar Ventura chromosome 4, ASM990537v1, whole genome shotgun sequence.
GTGGCGCCCATCCAATAACTTTCCCTATTTCTGAAGTCCGCTCCAAGAATCCTTCTGGCAACACCTCATTATAATCCTCATAATCTTTTAGCGGTTCCATTATTTCCTTATTTTGAGATGGGCGTCGTAGAGACCACAAGAAACGCTGTCCGCTGAGCTCCAAAGCACATGCTATCTCCTTTACTTGCTCTGTATCGAAGCTTCCCTTACTACCAAAGCATAAAAATACTACAGATGAACATGGTTGCCTGTCCAACCAGGGCACAATGTCCAAATCGGATTTTTTGTCATGGGATGTCGTCTCGacatattttaaattaattagaGGGCCTACATGGTAAATAAGAGGCAAGTTTCTATCATCTTCAAGGAACTTAATAGCATGAGCTTCGAGTTCCAAAACTGTATTAACAAAAATAGCTTTGATCTTTCGCAACCTTGTAGCTATAGTTGTCATCATGGCGGATCCACCCTCGTCTAGCATCACGGGAGGCAAAACCTTAGCAGGAACTAGGTTAGAGAAACCCGGAACAGAGAGCTCAATATCCGAGTCCTTGTACTTTAAAATTTCCAGGTTTTTGTTGTCTTTGAGATCTTGAGCATAAAACATGAGGTTAAGAAAAGCAGCACCAGAAGTGAACAATACATAAGCTGGAACATTGAAGTCATTAGCCACATCTATCATGGGAGTGACAAACATGTCAAGGACAAATCCACCTAGCTTTAAAGTCTCGGACCGCTTCAAAATTGTCGTAACTATATCCGTCACCGGAGTCCGCTGATTTGAGACGAAGGCTTCATGGAAAGATGTGGGTGGCAGGGACATAAGCTCTGTCATAGTAGTCTCGTCCGGGGCTGGAATGTCTACAAAGTCAATGCGGTCATGATCATCTTTCTTAAGGTTCTGAGTGAAGGCTACAACGCCAGTGTCATAAGGCATcttttgtaaaaggaatgtgatGGAGATTCGTTCATCGCGACAAACAAGCAGCTTTGCAAGTTCTACTGCAGCTACCAGATGGCCAACTTCAGGCGCTGGGATAAAGATTAACTCTGCTCTCAACATTTTCAGTATCGAAAAATTAGCGCAAGAAAAGGTTTACAAAAGGTACATTGACCTTTTGGAAGAGTGGACATCAGTGCAAGCTAGTATAGATCGATTAATAAAccaattaataatcaattataagACTTGTCTGATTTCGTGTATTGTTTATTAAGAAGCAAAGTCCACTTTCTCATTTCTATTATACTGGAGGCCATTTTGAGGCATATCCTGTGATTACGGAAGCACATACGTTTGTTTGAGGTTACAAGTATTAGTATTCTATCCAACAACTGATATGATTTTTTCTTTTTTTACTTATTTAAAAGtgatactccctctgtccctccgtccctcccatttatttacactttcctttttttgatgtcccttccaattgtttacatttcaaaacttttcaaaaatagtaaagtttttataatttttaaaataattacaaCCACTACTTTTCTCCACTATAttcactttatacatataatattaatcggtcacACTACTTTACTCACTATTTTAGCTTTCctccactattttatcatttttcttaaactccgtgcccaacccaaatgtaaacatttgggagagATGGAGGGAGTATGATTTTGCTATGAATATTATGTTGGTAGTGTCGAGGAACCCGGCCGGTCGCTCTAAAACCCCTtatattctaacacgatcaaaCATGTGTCATCTAACTTATTCTGATATCATATCAAGAAATCAGTCTTCCCAAAATTTTAAAGTGTTAGAACTTAGAGGAAGGAGGATCTTGTATTCTAATGGATAGTTGTCATTTCCATATATAGTTGATGTGCCCACATACACTTGGGTATTAAGAATACGTTTGTAGAAGTGGCGGATTGTTGCATAATAAGCGGAAATAGAATGAGTCATTATTATATTATAACTCAATTTTCCGACTATCACATAAAAAATACTATTTCCATCCTAGGTTGTATAGGTTTATTATTTATACATATATTTGgagatttttataaaatatagttttatagtatttttttaaaaaattttgttttaaaataaaagtttaaacataaaacttttatttaaacttttattcagaaaaaaaaaacattATGAAATTATAAATGAGACAGAGGAGTACTTAATAGGATGAATGCCATCATATATGTTTTGTAATTTTTGATTCCTCCAAATCATAATCCATCAAACATGAATAACAAGATTATATTAAAATATGTTAGCGGGAAGGATTAGAAACGGAAATtttgattatttatatttttaaaatttagatttaATGATTCTCATTTTCTACTTGAAAGATCTAGTTTGTGATTTAAAAAATATAGTAACTATGATAATTATACGCATAACTCCTAACATCTGCTATGCCTTTTCACCTATATAAACCTTTAATAACCTGTACAAATGAGGTTTGATTTATATTAAGTttctaaaataataaaattattaaatctTTAATTACATTTTTTATGTAATTCTACTTTGTTAATTGATATCCTTCAAATTTTAACGATCAGGCAAACTAATATCTTGTGAGCAAAATAATTATTTGAACTTACAGAGAACATAAAAATATGATAGACTTTTGTTTGTCCTGATATTCGGTACATATCTTAAATAGCATATTGAtcaatttaattatatattttctaCCAAAACTCCTGAAATTCTCATTATTTTAAATTTGTAAACTACAATACAATATAAACCATCATAgcaaataaatataatttataatgttaagataattttaattttttataagaattttataaatttttttgtACATAGTGTTAAgcatttttttctttttgtatggTTAGATTTGCAATAAGTAGTTAAAAACACTTATGTAGATAAATTTCATATCTTGCAAATAGAtataagaaaaaaaatataatggCCTACTTATAAGTGACTTATCTGATTTAAGCCCTTAATTATTTATCGAGAACTGTTTGTCAaattataagttgaatttataacttataagctgataagttgaacGTTAGTAACAcgtattttttctcaacttattttgcttttttgcattttttttaactttagttttaaaatatatattttaaatgttttttttgacaaatgcaaaaaaaaattattaacttGAATATAATACAGTCAACTGTCGATACAACCAGATGGTAAAAtaaataacatactaaaaataattagatgatttgttttctgatcgtttaacacattaaattttaaaattcttaaaattaaaaacgaaatcaaagacatccCAAGCGATCCAAATTCTACCAACATCTCTGAAAATAACAACATTGTaattgaccatatcacataaCAACCATTGTTAGATGccggataccagctatagacatgccgaaagtgtaaacccgtgaaagatgaacaatctttggctgtgaaaggtgagctcttgcaataatcacCACTGCTCTAGATTCGATGTAGGCTTTACATATCACCAAGAATATTAATAAACTCGTTCtcaaccaattcaacaccaaataAACTCAACCAACCATAATtaaacaaaaacataacaaaACACTTCAAAAGTAGAGACAAAACacacactccaaaaggagagacacacagacataaaaaaatgagttttatTGGAGGAAATTAACAAGAACAAAAGAGAATGAAGGGGTTGGGGTTTTTCACCAGAGAAAACTAGTGGAATCCCCTCGATTTACttgaagatgaacaagaagaGGGGAGGAGAGGAAGGAGACGACTAGATTTTTTTATTTATCGTAATCTTAATTGTGAATATTATTTACAATTGATAGGTTTAAAATCAAAAGAAATGTACTAGTATTTTTTATGGTCGTCACATGCAGTAAAGGGAAAGGTCCTTGCTTCTGCCTTAATTAACATCTTAGAGCATCTCCAAGGGCACTCACCCCTTATGTATAATTGACGTGGCTATGTATATATACAAAATTAGGTCACTCCAACGCTGCTCCCCCCTTCTCTAAATTTTTACAATTATGTATATGGCTTCCCCAAATTCACTAGTCAAACTCATTCTCTATAATCTCTCCACATAGACTCCCGCCCTCTGATATTTCCCAATTCCCGGCAAAACTTATGTCCCTTCTTGAAGACCTGTATCTTTTTACCAATTCACATAAGTTCTTCTTTGGTTTAGAAAACCAACACCCAAGGTATGTCTACTACAAATTAATTCAATGTTTGTGCATAAAAAGGGGAAAATAGGGCTATCCCTTGTTTTGATTTTCCTTTTTTATTCCTGCAATTGGATATGTAATTGTTGAATTCTTGTTTTAATCTTACTTGTTGAACATTAAGTtttgatttgtttgttggttGTAAGTAGTACCATTTTGTATGTCCAGAAGTTGTAATTGTACTTGGTAACATAAAACGAATGATGTGTCATAATGCTACCTGCAAGGATGGTGTAGTGTTTGATTTGTATAAAAGGTTACTTCCCCTATGTTTGCTTGTTGCCTTTCTTAAACACTTTGATTTTGTTGTAGAAAATGGAATCATTTTTCACTCAATTGCTAAATGATGGTGTCTATAATGATAATGAAGAAATGAGTTCGCAAGCACCTCCATTATCACAAACACAAGAGTTGACAAGCAAATCAAAAAAGGGTAGATCGAAAAATTTCACAATCGAAGAAGATCTGCTACTTATATCCGCTTAGAAAAATATAAGTTTGGACCCAATTCAAGGCAACAATCAAACACAACAAACATATTAGTCTAAAATTGCAAGCTACTACAACGAATACAAAACGTTCCCCACCGAACGAACTTCAAGCTCCTTATATAATCGGTGGTCCTCGATACAACTTTGTGTGAGTAAGTTTCAAAGCTTTTATAATCAAATAGACGACCAAAATCAAAGTGGTATGACTAGAGAAGACAAGGTACATGTATTTATTTAATTGAGAAACTCTCATATGCAGTCCATGTTCATTAGCTTTTTTGAACCAGAATTCCGCAGTTTTTAGTTGCAGTTTTCAGCAGAATTATGTGATTTTCTGCAATTTTTGAGCAGCAGTTTTCTGCAAATTTTTGCAGATTTTTCGCATTAGTTTTTTACAGTTTCCCAACTACAATTTTTGCAAAATCTGGAGATTTATTGCAGCAATTTTTTACCTTCCTGGAGATTTATTGCAGCAGTTTTTATATGCATTGTTCACATATTCTGATTGTAACATCTTTCTCTT
It contains:
- the LOC141721081 gene encoding anthocyanidin 3-O-glucosyltransferase 2-like is translated as MLRAELIFIPAPEVGHLVAAVELAKLLVCRDERISITFLLQKMPYDTGVVAFTQNLKKDDHDRIDFVDIPAPDETTMTELMSLPPTSFHEAFVSNQRTPVTDIVTTILKRSETLKLGGFVLDMFVTPMIDVANDFNVPAYVLFTSGAAFLNLMFYAQDLKDNKNLEILKYKDSDIELSVPGFSNLVPAKVLPPVMLDEGGSAMMTTIATRLRKIKAIFVNTVLELEAHAIKFLEDDRNLPLIYHVGPLINLKYVETTSHDKKSDLDIVPWLDRQPCSSVVFLCFGSKGSFDTEQVKEIACALELSGQRFLWSLRRPSQNKEIMEPLKDYEDYNEVLPEGFLERTSEIGKVIGWAPQMTILSHPAVGGFVSHCGWNSTLESIWFGVPIATWPMYAEQQINAFQLVKESGIAVEIKMDYRKDDFLNNESAEVVKAEVIERGIRFVMDGESELRSKMKEMKDKCREATAEAGSSYTSLGQFIEAVIDNIR